The following are encoded together in the Streptomyces flavofungini genome:
- a CDS encoding NAD(P)/FAD-dependent oxidoreductase gives MTGDAQPPSVVIVGAGQGGYETAASLREHGYRGRVTLISAEDALPYERPPLSKACLKGDGAAPGDEQLWLRPPTYYARQSIDLVGGTVTAVDPAARTVRLRDGTAYDYGHLVLATGARPRPLDVPGAALRGVHTLRTARDAAALRASLAAAQYAVVVGAGFLGLECAAAARESGRAVTVVEALDRPLARAVSARTAEHFTRLHRGEGTRLLFGQQVVALRGDWHGKVTAVELADGRRLPADLVVIGVGVTPRTELAAAAGLPVGDGVTVDARLLTGDPHISAIGDCAAFPQVRSGKRLRLESVQNAVGHARLVAKRLTGASRAHYQELPWFWSDQFATTVQIAGHDDGHDTEMVLGDDPDAFSVLLFRGEGLRAVESVNRPGDHMAARRLLDGGGRLKPGEAAAPGFTLKGHLARLRDGPAPARRGVS, from the coding sequence ATGACGGGCGACGCACAGCCCCCGTCCGTCGTCATCGTCGGCGCCGGACAGGGCGGCTACGAGACAGCCGCTTCCCTGCGCGAGCACGGCTACCGGGGCCGCGTCACCCTCATCAGCGCCGAGGACGCCCTCCCCTACGAGCGCCCGCCCCTGTCCAAGGCCTGCCTCAAGGGCGACGGAGCGGCCCCGGGCGACGAACAGCTGTGGCTGCGGCCCCCGACGTACTACGCACGCCAGTCGATCGACCTGGTCGGCGGCACCGTGACGGCCGTCGACCCGGCCGCGCGCACGGTCCGCCTGCGCGACGGCACGGCGTACGACTACGGCCATCTCGTCCTGGCCACCGGGGCCCGCCCGCGCCCCCTCGACGTCCCGGGCGCCGCGCTGCGCGGCGTCCACACCCTGCGGACCGCGCGGGACGCCGCCGCGCTGCGGGCCTCCCTGGCCGCGGCCCAGTACGCGGTGGTGGTGGGAGCCGGGTTCCTCGGGCTCGAATGCGCCGCCGCCGCACGGGAGTCGGGCCGCGCGGTGACCGTCGTCGAAGCGCTCGACCGGCCGCTCGCCCGTGCCGTCTCGGCGCGGACCGCGGAGCACTTCACACGGCTGCATCGCGGGGAGGGCACTCGACTCCTGTTCGGTCAGCAGGTCGTGGCGCTGCGCGGGGACTGGCACGGGAAAGTGACGGCCGTCGAGCTTGCCGACGGCCGTCGCCTGCCCGCCGACCTGGTCGTGATCGGCGTCGGAGTGACCCCGCGCACGGAACTCGCCGCCGCGGCCGGCCTCCCGGTCGGTGACGGCGTCACCGTCGACGCCCGCCTGCTGACCGGTGATCCGCACATCTCGGCCATCGGGGACTGCGCGGCGTTCCCGCAGGTGCGCTCGGGCAAGCGGCTGCGGCTGGAATCCGTGCAGAACGCCGTCGGCCACGCCCGGCTGGTCGCGAAGCGGCTGACCGGGGCGTCCCGCGCCCACTACCAGGAACTGCCGTGGTTCTGGAGCGACCAGTTCGCCACCACCGTGCAGATCGCGGGGCACGACGACGGGCACGACACCGAGATGGTGCTCGGCGACGACCCGGACGCGTTCTCGGTGCTCCTGTTCCGCGGCGAGGGCCTGCGCGCGGTCGAGTCCGTCAACCGCCCCGGTGACCATATGGCGGCACGCCGGCTCCTGGACGGCGGCGGCCGGCTGAAGCCCGGAGAGGCGGCCGCGCCGGGGTTCACGCTCAAGGGCCACCTCGCGCGCCTGCGGGACGGACCCGCGCCGGCGCGTCGAGGGGTGTCGTAG
- a CDS encoding 2Fe-2S iron-sulfur cluster-binding protein produces MPEITYVGVDGTRRRIDVPAGTSVMRGAVFNDIDGIVAQCAGNAQCATCHVYVDDTTVDRLEPARPDEDDLLDFTACPRRPTSRLSCRLTVTAALDGLIVHVPERQK; encoded by the coding sequence ATGCCCGAAATCACCTACGTCGGCGTCGACGGCACCCGCCGCCGCATCGACGTCCCCGCCGGTACGAGCGTCATGCGCGGCGCCGTCTTCAACGACATCGACGGCATCGTCGCCCAGTGCGCGGGCAACGCGCAGTGCGCCACCTGCCACGTGTACGTGGACGACACCACCGTCGACCGCCTGGAGCCGGCCCGGCCCGACGAGGACGACCTGCTCGACTTCACCGCCTGCCCACGCCGACCCACCAGCCGGCTGAGCTGCCGGCTCACGGTGACCGCCGCCCTGGACGGCCTGATCGTCCACGTCCCCGAACGGCAGAAGTGA
- a CDS encoding IS5 family transposase (programmed frameshift), which produces MVGSGVPLTDAQWARIEPLLPERTPRRGGRWRDHRVVIDAIAWKFQTGSQWVHLPERYGNWRGVYNRLRMWARDGTWERVLTALLARADADEDLDWAVAVDSTIVRAHQYAAGARKKGLPADEPPDHAFGRSRGGLTTKIHLAPDGRCRPLVFVLTAGQAGDAPAFPEAMARLRVPRLRGRPRTRPDVVLTDKAYSSRAIREHLRRRGIRAVIPFPADQQAHRWRTGSRGGRPPRFNRETHKRRNTVERCINRLKQWRGIATRYEKNATIYLAGLHIAGIFLWSAT; this is translated from the exons ATCGTTGGTTCAGGTGTGCCGTTGACTGACGCGCAGTGGGCGCGTATCGAGCCGTTGCTTCCTGAGCGAACCCCGCGTCGTGGCGGTCGTTGGCGGGATCACCGTGTGGTGATCGATGCGATCGCCTGGAAGTTCCAGACGGGGTCGCAGTGGGTGCATCTGCCGGAGCGGTATGGCAACTGGCGGGGCGTCTACAACCGGCTGCGGATGTGGGCCCGCGACGGCACCTGGGAGCGTGTTCTCACGGCTCTGCTCGCGCGGGCCGATGCCGATGAGGACCTGGACTGGGCAGTTGCGGTGGACTCCACGATCGTGCGCGCCCATCAGTACGCGGCCGGAGCCCGCAAAAAGGGGCTCC CAGCCGACGAACCACCTGATCATGCCTTCGGCCGGTCCCGCGGCGGACTTACTACGAAGATCCACCTCGCCCCGGACGGGCGCTGCCGCCCTTTGGTATTCGTGCTCACTGCAGGGCAGGCCGGGGACGCACCGGCCTTCCCGGAGGCGATGGCCCGCCTGCGAGTTCCCCGCCTGCGCGGGCGTCCCCGGACCCGGCCGGATGTGGTCCTGACTGACAAGGCGTACTCCTCGCGCGCCATCCGCGAACACCTGCGGCGCAGAGGCATCCGAGCCGTGATCCCATTTCCGGCCGATCAGCAGGCTCACCGATGGCGGACAGGAAGCCGGGGCGGCAGGCCGCCCCGCTTCAACCGGGAGACCCACAAACGGCGCAATACCGTCGAGCGGTGCATCAATCGCCTCAAGCAGTGGCGCGGCATCGCCACCCGGTACGAGAAGAACGCCACGATCTATCTGGCCGGCCTTCATATCGCTGGCATCTTCCTGTGGTCAGCAACATGA
- a CDS encoding LysR family transcriptional regulator, with protein MDLLQLRYFQTVARYEHISRAAEELRVAQPSLSRTIARLEAELGCPLFDRQGRRIRLNQYGAMFLRHVDRALSELDDGRRALRDARDTGLGRVSVASETLLTITHVLGSFRAAHPRADVRLFQSTAQEMERRLRAGEVDFCVASQPLAGANLESVELAREEVLLAVPRGHWLDGRESVTIPEIADEPFVTTRVGHWQRALLDRLFASEGLAPTLSCEGDEPGASQDMISAGLGIGLIPAISRQAGTDSHVPVAWVHMDAADCHRVLTLVWNRDAYLSEAALKFREFIAARPFMTHRLPDPRRGRTAGPA; from the coding sequence GTGGATCTTCTGCAGTTGCGCTACTTCCAGACCGTCGCGCGGTACGAGCACATCAGCCGCGCCGCCGAGGAGCTGCGCGTCGCCCAGCCCTCGCTGAGCCGCACCATCGCGCGCCTGGAGGCCGAGCTCGGCTGCCCGCTCTTCGACCGGCAGGGGCGCCGCATCCGGCTCAACCAGTACGGCGCGATGTTCCTGCGCCACGTCGACCGCGCCCTCAGTGAGCTGGACGACGGCCGCAGGGCCCTGCGCGACGCCCGGGACACGGGGCTCGGCCGGGTCAGCGTCGCCTCCGAGACCCTGCTGACGATCACCCACGTCCTCGGCAGCTTCCGGGCCGCGCACCCCCGTGCCGACGTCCGGCTCTTCCAGTCGACGGCCCAGGAGATGGAGCGCCGACTGCGCGCCGGAGAGGTCGACTTCTGCGTGGCCTCGCAGCCGCTGGCCGGCGCGAACCTGGAGTCGGTCGAGCTCGCCCGCGAGGAGGTGCTGCTCGCCGTGCCGCGCGGGCACTGGCTCGACGGGCGGGAGAGCGTGACGATCCCCGAGATCGCCGACGAGCCCTTCGTCACCACCCGCGTCGGCCACTGGCAACGCGCCCTCCTCGACCGGCTCTTCGCCTCCGAGGGGCTCGCGCCGACGCTGTCCTGCGAGGGCGACGAACCGGGCGCGAGCCAGGACATGATCAGCGCGGGCCTCGGCATCGGCCTCATCCCGGCGATCTCCCGGCAGGCGGGCACGGACTCGCACGTCCCGGTCGCCTGGGTGCACATGGACGCGGCCGACTGCCATCGGGTGCTCACCCTGGTGTGGAACCGCGACGCCTACCTGTCCGAAGCCGCCCTGAAATTCCGTGAGTTCATCGCCGCCAGACCGTTCATGACGCACCGTCTGCCCGACCCGCGCCGCGGGCGCACGGCCGGTCCGGCCTAG
- a CDS encoding cytochrome ubiquinol oxidase subunit I has product MSAAELARLQFAATTGIHWLFVILTMGLVPLVAIMHTRAAFTRDPAQRAVRERMTRFWGQLYVINYAVGIVTGLVMEFQFGLSWSGLSKFAGNVFGAPLALETLIAFFAESTFLGMWIFGWGRLRRGTHVTLIWLVALTAYASGYWILIANGFMQHPVGYEVRDGAAYLTDFGALLTNASALVALGHIALAALTTGGVFVAGISAWHFLRGTGETELFRGSLRLGLWTAAVSSFFVVIVGELQRPVIERTQPMKEAVLRNSGVAEVQARLVREHGPGDYVPWQDTMRISMDVMTVIGNTVSTITLIAVILLRKDRLLRWRPCLWVLVASVPFPFIASAGGWVVREVGRQPWLVYGELTVEEALSHVSTVALAVSCTVFVAVFLALAVTNWTLITRFARRGPDATQLGATEPLPAEAEPMDAAVV; this is encoded by the coding sequence ATGAGCGCTGCGGAGCTGGCCCGACTCCAGTTCGCGGCCACGACCGGCATCCACTGGCTGTTCGTGATCCTCACCATGGGGCTCGTCCCCCTCGTGGCGATCATGCACACCCGGGCCGCGTTCACCCGTGATCCCGCCCAGAGAGCCGTCCGGGAGCGCATGACGCGCTTCTGGGGTCAGCTCTACGTCATCAACTACGCGGTCGGCATCGTCACCGGCCTCGTCATGGAGTTCCAGTTCGGCCTGAGCTGGAGCGGCCTCAGCAAGTTCGCGGGCAACGTCTTCGGTGCCCCGCTGGCCCTCGAGACCCTCATCGCCTTCTTCGCCGAGTCCACCTTCCTCGGCATGTGGATCTTCGGCTGGGGCCGGCTGCGCCGGGGCACGCACGTCACGCTGATCTGGCTGGTCGCCCTCACCGCGTACGCCTCCGGGTACTGGATCCTGATCGCCAACGGCTTCATGCAGCATCCCGTCGGCTACGAAGTGCGCGACGGCGCCGCCTACTTGACCGACTTCGGGGCGCTGCTCACCAACGCGAGCGCCCTGGTCGCGCTCGGCCACATCGCGCTCGCCGCGCTGACGACGGGCGGCGTCTTCGTCGCCGGGATCAGCGCCTGGCACTTCCTCAGGGGCACCGGGGAGACCGAGCTGTTCCGCGGCTCCCTGCGGCTCGGCCTCTGGACGGCCGCGGTCTCCTCCTTCTTCGTCGTCATCGTCGGCGAGCTGCAGCGGCCCGTGATCGAGCGGACGCAGCCCATGAAGGAAGCCGTCCTCCGCAACAGCGGTGTCGCGGAGGTACAGGCGCGACTCGTCAGGGAGCACGGGCCCGGTGACTACGTGCCCTGGCAGGACACGATGCGGATCTCGATGGACGTGATGACCGTCATCGGCAACACCGTGTCCACCATCACCTTGATCGCCGTCATCCTGCTCCGGAAGGACCGCCTGCTGCGCTGGCGGCCCTGCCTGTGGGTGCTCGTCGCGTCGGTCCCCTTCCCCTTCATCGCCTCCGCGGGCGGCTGGGTCGTACGCGAGGTCGGCCGCCAACCCTGGCTGGTGTACGGCGAATTGACGGTCGAGGAGGCGCTGTCCCACGTCAGCACGGTCGCACTGGCCGTGTCCTGCACCGTGTTCGTCGCCGTCTTCCTCGCGCTGGCCGTGACGAACTGGACCCTCATCACCCGCTTCGCCCGCCGCGGCCCGGACGCCACGCAGCTCGGCGCCACGGAGCCGCTCCCCGCGGAAGCCGAACCCATGGATGCCGCCGTGGTCTGA
- a CDS encoding cytochrome d ubiquinol oxidase subunit II — MSLETAWLALLGLLLAGYFVLGGYDYGVQMLHPLLGGRRADGPEAGEPEAGARDGREAERNAALDAIAPFFLGNEVWLVAFTGVLFGAFPHLEGTLLSGLYPLIVAILVGLVLGNAAVQLRGRSRGARARRRWDVLIVVGGALPAVCWGLVVGLLLHGVPRRADGGFHIGVGDVISPFVLSCGVTTALLFAAHGAVFVALRSGPDVAARARLLGLALLRRGGLTGALPLLLTLFGAGASMTNEATSAVIAVLFAAALATAWRSLSRGRHVRAFAATCCATALPVLLVGAGHYPYVLISSAGAGLTVDQAVTDGATLKILSVFGVLIVPVILAYQSWSWWAFRGRTGRRHPSYF; from the coding sequence ATGAGTCTGGAGACCGCCTGGCTGGCCCTCCTCGGCCTGCTCCTCGCCGGGTACTTCGTACTCGGCGGATACGACTACGGCGTACAGATGCTGCATCCCCTTCTCGGCGGGAGAAGGGCCGACGGACCAGAGGCCGGCGAGCCCGAGGCCGGCGCGAGAGACGGCCGCGAAGCCGAACGGAATGCCGCCCTGGACGCGATCGCGCCCTTCTTCCTCGGCAACGAGGTCTGGCTGGTCGCCTTCACCGGCGTCCTGTTCGGTGCCTTCCCGCACCTGGAGGGCACCCTCCTGTCCGGCCTCTACCCGCTGATCGTGGCGATCCTCGTCGGCCTGGTCCTCGGCAACGCCGCCGTCCAGCTGCGCGGCCGCTCGCGCGGTGCCCGCGCCCGCCGCCGGTGGGACGTCCTGATCGTGGTCGGCGGCGCGCTTCCCGCCGTGTGCTGGGGGCTCGTCGTGGGCCTGCTGCTGCACGGGGTGCCCCGGCGGGCCGACGGGGGTTTCCACATCGGCGTCGGCGACGTGATCTCTCCGTTCGTGCTGTCCTGCGGGGTGACCACGGCGCTGCTCTTCGCGGCGCACGGTGCGGTGTTCGTCGCCCTGCGCTCCGGTCCCGACGTGGCCGCCAGGGCACGGCTCTTGGGGCTCGCCCTGTTGCGCCGGGGCGGCCTGACGGGTGCCCTGCCCCTGCTGCTCACGCTGTTCGGTGCCGGTGCCTCGATGACGAACGAGGCGACCTCGGCGGTCATCGCCGTCCTCTTCGCGGCGGCGCTCGCCACAGCCTGGCGGTCCCTCTCCAGGGGGCGGCACGTCCGGGCGTTCGCGGCCACGTGCTGCGCGACCGCGCTGCCCGTGCTGCTCGTGGGGGCCGGCCACTATCCGTACGTCCTGATCAGCTCCGCGGGCGCGGGACTGACCGTCGATCAGGCCGTCACCGACGGCGCCACGCTGAAGATCCTCAGCGTGTTCGGTGTCCTGATCGTCCCGGTGATCCTCGCCTACCAGTCCTGGAGCTGGTGGGCCTTCCGCGGCCGGACCGGCCGTCGCCACCCCAGCTACTTCTGA
- the cydD gene encoding thiol reductant ABC exporter subunit CydD, translated as MKPVERRLMRELPLLRRHMTYATTTALLGAGLAVAQAVLLATVLADGFAGRAFRTGPPAALAAVMVLRALLAWARGALAQRVAADVKRALRDRITGRLRHADPLRLSAGRHGETATLLTRGLDALDPYIVGYLPTMAACAVVPLTVVGWLAGADWTSALIVVVTLPLIPVFGALVGLHTARRTARQWRLLARLGGHFLDVLAGLPTLRAFGRERHQARVVGEMADAHRRATMRTLRVAFLSSFVLETVATLSVALVAVPVGLRLLHGELDLRTALIVLFLAPEAYLPLRALGAAFHDSAEGIAVAGRVFAVLDDEADAPAGPAVRTADARTAHLRLDDVTVHHPDRAAPALRHVCLSVRPGEHVALVGPSGAGKSTVLALLLGFVAPTAGRVEVGSSGLGDLDVDAWRAQVAWVPQRPHLFAASVADNIRLGRPDASDAEVRAAARAAAADVFIEELPEAYGTVLGERGAGLSAGQRQRVALARAFLKDAPVLLLDEPTAHLDPESDAAVTRATADLMRGRTAIVVAHRTGLLPHADRIITVRGGTLTATRGTPGFMDAPASCGTPTPVLLP; from the coding sequence ATGAAACCCGTCGAACGCCGCCTGATGCGGGAACTCCCGCTGCTGCGCCGCCACATGACGTACGCGACGACGACGGCCCTCCTCGGAGCCGGGCTCGCCGTCGCCCAGGCGGTCCTCCTCGCGACGGTCCTCGCGGACGGTTTCGCCGGGCGCGCGTTCCGCACCGGGCCGCCGGCCGCGCTGGCCGCCGTCATGGTGCTGCGCGCGCTCCTGGCCTGGGCTCGCGGGGCGCTCGCCCAGCGAGTGGCCGCGGACGTCAAGCGCGCGCTGCGGGACCGGATCACCGGCCGCCTGCGGCACGCCGACCCCCTGCGGCTCTCAGCCGGCCGCCACGGCGAGACCGCCACGCTGCTCACCCGCGGCCTGGACGCCCTGGACCCGTACATCGTCGGCTACCTGCCCACGATGGCCGCCTGCGCGGTGGTACCCCTCACCGTCGTCGGCTGGCTGGCCGGGGCCGACTGGACGTCGGCGCTGATCGTCGTCGTGACCCTGCCGCTGATCCCCGTGTTCGGCGCGCTGGTCGGCCTGCACACCGCACGGCGCACCGCACGGCAGTGGCGGTTGCTCGCGCGGCTCGGCGGTCACTTCCTGGACGTGCTGGCCGGGCTGCCGACGCTGCGCGCGTTCGGCCGGGAGCGGCATCAGGCGCGGGTGGTGGGCGAGATGGCGGACGCCCACCGGCGGGCCACCATGCGCACGCTGCGGGTGGCGTTCCTGTCGTCGTTCGTCCTGGAGACGGTCGCGACCCTCTCCGTGGCGCTGGTCGCCGTCCCGGTCGGACTGCGGCTGCTGCACGGCGAGTTGGACCTGCGTACGGCGTTGATCGTCCTGTTCCTCGCACCCGAGGCGTATCTGCCGCTGCGTGCGCTCGGCGCGGCCTTCCACGACAGCGCCGAGGGGATCGCGGTGGCGGGGCGGGTCTTCGCGGTCCTCGACGACGAGGCCGACGCGCCCGCGGGCCCGGCAGTGCGCACCGCCGACGCCCGCACGGCCCACCTGCGCCTCGACGACGTCACCGTCCATCACCCCGACCGTGCCGCGCCCGCCCTGCGGCACGTCTGCCTCTCCGTCCGTCCCGGCGAACACGTGGCCCTGGTCGGACCGAGCGGCGCGGGCAAGTCCACGGTGCTCGCGCTGCTCCTCGGCTTCGTGGCGCCGACGGCGGGGCGGGTCGAGGTCGGCAGCAGCGGCCTCGGGGACCTCGACGTCGACGCGTGGCGCGCGCAGGTGGCGTGGGTGCCGCAGCGCCCGCACCTGTTCGCCGCGTCCGTCGCGGACAACATCCGCCTCGGGCGCCCCGACGCGAGCGACGCGGAGGTGCGTGCCGCGGCCCGCGCCGCCGCGGCCGACGTGTTCATCGAGGAACTGCCGGAGGCGTACGGCACCGTACTCGGCGAGCGCGGCGCCGGGCTCTCCGCCGGCCAGCGCCAACGCGTCGCCCTGGCCCGCGCGTTCCTCAAGGACGCCCCCGTCCTGCTCCTCGACGAACCCACCGCCCACCTCGACCCGGAGAGCGATGCCGCCGTCACACGCGCCACGGCCGACCTGATGCGCGGCCGCACCGCGATCGTGGTGGCCCACCGCACGGGTCTGCTGCCGCACGCGGACCGGATCATCACGGTACGAGGGGGCACCCTCACCGCGACCCGAGGGACGCCCGGATTCATGGACGCGCCAGCGTCCTGCGGCACCCCCACACCCGTACTGCTCCCCTGA
- a CDS encoding amino acid ABC transporter ATP-binding/permease protein, protein MTTPTEATAPATPGPETDPDPGLTATSAPAPTPTPLNPSTPLRPPTPAPSPHPTLRLLRHLLPHWRRLLPAALAAAGSDLAGAALMCTAAWLITRAAEQPPLASVALAIVAVRALALGRGALRYADRLLGHDGVLRAVAGFRTRVYEALVPLAPAGTPVFRGGDLLTRLVDDVGAAQDLLLRVLFPVAAACAVAATATGFATVLLPQAGALLGLLLVVAGVLVPVLVLTVSRRTGHAEKQARADLAALTVDLTRGAADLAAYGARGRAEERARSASARIAALERHQARTTSLASAVVLLLQGGATVGVTWLAVGAHADGALPATHVTVLAVLALVSFEALVPLPTAARHLAAVRASARRLADLLDEPPPVVDPPSPEPLIAATSPNGAQLTAPEPLSVTRPTAPEPPSMTPLATLDPLSDPLSDPLSPAPLAAEPLGVEITDLRVRHRPGGPLALDGVALRLRPGRRVVLIGASGSGKSTLIAALMRFVPYEAGSIRVGGRELRDCAGADVRAVITGMTQDAHVFHTTVRANLALARPDATDADLIDAARRARLLDWIDSLPDRWDTLVGGDGATMSGGQRTRLLLARALLADPPVLVLDEPTEGLDPATAAAVLTDILDATRGRTTLLVTHERSGLTAADEIVTLDRGRVVPA, encoded by the coding sequence ATGACGACCCCCACGGAGGCCACAGCCCCCGCGACACCGGGCCCCGAAACCGACCCCGACCCCGGCCTCACCGCCACCTCCGCACCCGCACCCACACCCACACCACTGAACCCATCCACACCACTGAGACCACCCACCCCCGCTCCCAGTCCCCACCCCACCCTCCGCCTCCTGCGCCACCTCCTCCCCCACTGGCGCAGGCTGCTGCCCGCCGCGCTCGCCGCAGCCGGGAGCGACCTCGCCGGTGCCGCGCTGATGTGCACGGCCGCCTGGCTCATCACCCGGGCCGCCGAGCAGCCGCCGCTCGCCTCGGTCGCCCTCGCGATCGTCGCCGTACGGGCCCTTGCCCTGGGGCGCGGGGCGCTGCGCTACGCCGACCGGCTGCTCGGTCACGACGGGGTGCTGCGGGCCGTCGCGGGCTTCCGGACCCGGGTGTACGAGGCGCTGGTGCCGCTCGCCCCCGCGGGCACCCCCGTGTTCCGGGGCGGCGACCTGCTGACCCGCCTCGTCGACGACGTCGGCGCCGCCCAGGACCTGTTGCTGCGGGTGCTGTTCCCGGTGGCGGCCGCGTGCGCGGTCGCGGCGACCGCCACGGGTTTCGCCACGGTGCTGCTGCCGCAGGCGGGTGCCCTGCTGGGGCTGCTCCTCGTCGTGGCGGGAGTCCTCGTACCCGTGCTGGTGCTCACGGTCTCGCGCCGCACGGGCCACGCGGAGAAGCAGGCGAGGGCCGACCTCGCCGCGCTGACCGTCGACTTGACGCGAGGCGCGGCGGACCTGGCCGCGTACGGTGCGCGGGGCCGGGCGGAGGAGCGGGCCCGCAGCGCCTCCGCACGCATCGCCGCACTCGAACGCCACCAGGCCCGCACGACGTCGCTCGCCTCGGCCGTGGTCCTGCTGCTCCAGGGCGGGGCGACGGTGGGCGTGACCTGGCTCGCGGTGGGCGCGCACGCGGACGGCGCGCTGCCCGCAACGCACGTCACCGTCCTCGCGGTCCTGGCGCTGGTGTCCTTCGAGGCCCTGGTGCCCCTGCCCACGGCAGCCCGCCACCTCGCCGCGGTGCGGGCCTCCGCCCGCCGCCTGGCCGACCTCCTCGACGAGCCACCGCCCGTCGTCGACCCGCCCTCCCCGGAACCGCTCATCGCCGCCACGTCGCCGAACGGGGCACAGCTCACGGCCCCCGAGCCGCTCAGCGTGACGCGGCCAACCGCCCCTGAGCCGCCCAGCATGACACCCCTCGCCACCCTTGATCCGCTGAGTGATCCGCTGAGCGACCCGCTGAGCCCGGCGCCGCTCGCCGCCGAACCACTGGGGGTGGAGATCACCGACCTCCGGGTGCGCCACCGCCCCGGCGGCCCCCTGGCCCTGGACGGGGTGGCCCTGCGCCTGCGGCCCGGCCGCCGCGTCGTGCTCATCGGTGCCAGCGGTTCGGGGAAGTCGACGCTGATCGCGGCGCTCATGCGGTTCGTCCCGTACGAAGCCGGATCGATCCGCGTCGGCGGCCGCGAACTGCGGGACTGCGCGGGTGCCGACGTCCGCGCCGTGATCACCGGCATGACCCAGGACGCCCACGTCTTCCACACCACGGTCCGCGCCAACCTGGCCCTGGCCCGCCCCGACGCCACGGACGCCGACCTCATCGACGCGGCGCGCAGGGCCCGTCTCCTGGACTGGATCGACTCGCTGCCCGACCGCTGGGACACCCTCGTCGGCGGCGACGGCGCGACGATGTCGGGCGGCCAGCGCACCCGCCTCCTCCTGGCCCGCGCCCTCCTCGCCGACCCACCCGTCCTGGTCCTGGACGAACCCACGGAGGGCCTGGACCCGGCCACGGCGGCCGCAGTGCTCACCGACATCCTCGACGCCACCCGGGGCCGCACCACACTCCTGGTCACCCACGAACGCTCGGGCCTCACGGCGGCGGAC